Proteins encoded together in one Lepisosteus oculatus isolate fLepOcu1 chromosome 2, fLepOcu1.hap2, whole genome shotgun sequence window:
- the LOC102686516 gene encoding vascular endothelial growth factor A isoform X1 yields MNFILSIINIVLAALLYLSTVKTAHIPVDGERSPNEVIPFLEVYNRSYCKTRETLVDIFQEYPDEIEYIFAPSCVPLMRCAGCCSDESFECVPNETYNITMVVKKIKPHHFDHTVQMSFTEHRRCECRPKNDVKEKKEKKSRKGKGLKRKRKKNRDKKLNSHCEPCSERRKRLFVQDPHTCKCSCKFSQLHCKSRQLELNERTCRCDKPRR; encoded by the exons ATGAACTTTATTCTCAGtataataaatattgttttggCGGCACTTCTATATTTATCAACTGTAAAG ACTGCTCACATACCTGTAGATGGGGAGAGAAGTCCAAATGAAG TTATACCGTTTTTGGAAGTGTACAACAGGAGCTACTGTAAAACGAGAGAAACCTTAGTAGACATCTTCCAGGAGTATCCTGATGAAATTGAATATATATTCGCACCTTCATGTGTCCCACTCATGAGATGTGCGGGCTGCTGCAGCGATGAAAGCTTCGAGTGTGTTCCAAATGAAACTTACAACATTACAATGGTG GTCAAGAAAATCAAGCCCCATCATTTTgatcatacagtacaaatgagtTTTACAGAACACAGAAGATGTGAATGCAG ACCAAAGAAcgatgttaaagaaaaaaaagaaaa AAAATCCAGGAAGGGCAAAGGCCttaagagaaaaagaaagaaaaacagagacaAAAAGCTCAACTC CCACTGTGAGCCTTGCTCAGAGAGAAGAAAACGCTTGTTTGTACAGGATCCACACACCTGTAAATGTTCCTGCAAATTTTCTCAATTACATTGCAAGTCCAGGCAACTTGAGTTAAACGAAAGAACTTGCAg gTGTGATAAGCCAAGAAGATGA
- the LOC102686516 gene encoding vascular endothelial growth factor A isoform X3: protein MNFILSIINIVLAALLYLSTVKTAHIPVDGERSPNEVIPFLEVYNRSYCKTRETLVDIFQEYPDEIEYIFAPSCVPLMRCAGCCSDESFECVPNETYNITMVVKKIKPHHFDHTVQMSFTEHRRCECRPKNDVKEKKEKCDKPRR, encoded by the exons ATGAACTTTATTCTCAGtataataaatattgttttggCGGCACTTCTATATTTATCAACTGTAAAG ACTGCTCACATACCTGTAGATGGGGAGAGAAGTCCAAATGAAG TTATACCGTTTTTGGAAGTGTACAACAGGAGCTACTGTAAAACGAGAGAAACCTTAGTAGACATCTTCCAGGAGTATCCTGATGAAATTGAATATATATTCGCACCTTCATGTGTCCCACTCATGAGATGTGCGGGCTGCTGCAGCGATGAAAGCTTCGAGTGTGTTCCAAATGAAACTTACAACATTACAATGGTG GTCAAGAAAATCAAGCCCCATCATTTTgatcatacagtacaaatgagtTTTACAGAACACAGAAGATGTGAATGCAG ACCAAAGAAcgatgttaaagaaaaaaaagaaaa gTGTGATAAGCCAAGAAGATGA
- the LOC102686516 gene encoding vascular endothelial growth factor A-A isoform X2, producing the protein MNFILSIINIVLAALLYLSTVKTAHIPVDGERSPNEVIPFLEVYNRSYCKTRETLVDIFQEYPDEIEYIFAPSCVPLMRCAGCCSDESFECVPNETYNITMVVKKIKPHHFDHTVQMSFTEHRRCECRPKNDVKEKKENHCEPCSERRKRLFVQDPHTCKCSCKFSQLHCKSRQLELNERTCRCDKPRR; encoded by the exons ATGAACTTTATTCTCAGtataataaatattgttttggCGGCACTTCTATATTTATCAACTGTAAAG ACTGCTCACATACCTGTAGATGGGGAGAGAAGTCCAAATGAAG TTATACCGTTTTTGGAAGTGTACAACAGGAGCTACTGTAAAACGAGAGAAACCTTAGTAGACATCTTCCAGGAGTATCCTGATGAAATTGAATATATATTCGCACCTTCATGTGTCCCACTCATGAGATGTGCGGGCTGCTGCAGCGATGAAAGCTTCGAGTGTGTTCCAAATGAAACTTACAACATTACAATGGTG GTCAAGAAAATCAAGCCCCATCATTTTgatcatacagtacaaatgagtTTTACAGAACACAGAAGATGTGAATGCAG ACCAAAGAAcgatgttaaagaaaaaaaagaaaa CCACTGTGAGCCTTGCTCAGAGAGAAGAAAACGCTTGTTTGTACAGGATCCACACACCTGTAAATGTTCCTGCAAATTTTCTCAATTACATTGCAAGTCCAGGCAACTTGAGTTAAACGAAAGAACTTGCAg gTGTGATAAGCCAAGAAGATGA